The genomic interval CTCAAGATGGGGTCAATTATCATCGGTTTGGCTGTTGGGTTCATCATCTCCTTGTTCATGGGATTAGTAGACTTCAGCAGGGTAGGGGGGTTGCCCTTGATCAACCTGCCAATTCCCTTCCGCTTTGGCTTAGCGTTTGATTGGGCAACGTTTGTGCCCTTTGCAATCATCTACGTCGCACTAACGCTAGAAGTGATTGGAGATATCACGGCAACCTCGATGGTTTCTGGTGAACCCATTAGCGGAGGCACTTTTTTCCGCAGGCTTAAGGGTGGGATTTTAGGCGATGGGGTGAACTCGTTGATGGCATCGGTCTGTAGTACATTTCCTGTGGTGACACTGGCACAGAATAATGGCATTATCCAATTGACCGGTGTAGGAAGCCGCTATGTGGGCTACTACGTGGCAGCGATTCTGTCATTTTTGGGATTATTTCCCATCATCGGTGGCGTTCTCAGAACAATTCCCATGCCGGTGGTGGGGGGCGCGGTGATGCTGATGTTTGGTACGGTTGCGGTCGCGGGGATGAATATTTTGCGATCGATGCCAATGGACAACCGCTCAACGGTCATTCTGGCCGTATCGCTGGCAATGGGATTGGGAGTAACATTTGCCCCTGATACGTTGCATTCTTTCCCAGAAATGATTCAAACGATTCTGGAATCAGGCATTGCAACGGGATCTTTGTTTGCGTTGGTGTTGAATCTCGTGTTGCCGAAAGCGTCGCAGCCATCACCAACGATGGAAACATTGGAGGAGTCGAACCAACAACTTGAAGCGTCAAAATTCTCCGAGTGAACACCAGTTGTAGCAGGTAGCAGGTATCGTCAGCCATCAGGGAAGAAATATTCCGTAGCAAAGGGTTGCTGCAATCCAAGAGGATGTCTCCACTCTGATGGTTACGACTCCAATAAACCTGCCTGAAGTCAGCAAGGATCAAATGCAAGGATTCCCGGATTCGTTTGATTGTCCGGGAATCTTTGCATTGTTCTCAACAGTCTTCGTTGCAAATCGTTGCACCAACCCGCTCCTTTCTAATCCGTTTGCTCAGGAAAGGCAGAGGTAGGGGAATCAAAAGGATTGTATTTGTCCATGCTAAAGGCTTTGCGCGAAAATAAAATCCCTACAGCCGATACATTATTTGATGGCAAATCCCTAAGTTTTAGCACGAACAATTGGTGTCAATTGGGCGCTTAATTCTGGAGATTACATTTGATCCTGAATTCTGATATTCAATAATTGGATAGATATTATTTGGGTCGTGTTTCAGATCTGTAGGTGATATCCGTAGAGACGTTCCGCCGGAACGTCTCTACAGCATCCGAACAACATATCTAGAACATCACCTAATATTTGCCTAAGAGGGTGTTTGAAAAGTCCTACTGTCGGTAGCAAAGATGCAATCCCCCTAAATCCCCCTTAATCAGGGGGACTTTAAGCCTGTTTCCCCCCTTTTTAAGCTACGGTGTACACACAAGTCGATCGCTGATTCGTTTTCCGAAAACCTGATCCTCCACAACCTTGATTTCTCGTTGCCGGTTCTCAATAAGCCGAGATTATTGAGATTTCAGCCAATTTCCAAAGTTGAGGCAGAGCAAGGGTTTCAGGACTTGTGTTCACAGATTTCCGACTTGTGTGTACACGGTAGCCCTTTTTAAGGGGGGTTAGGGGGGATCTCTGAGTGTTGCATCTTACAGTCCATACCTTTTCAAACATCCTCTAAGGGACTGATTTTCAGATTCTAAAGTTCAATTTTCAGTTTCAGGTTTGTTTCCCGGTGTTTTATCTATTTTTTTATAAAACTCTACCAGGCTATCTTGCATATTCTGGAGCCAGCTTTCGTTTTCTCTTTGAATGGTTTCTTCCGTGGTCTTAACGAGCAACTCAAAGTTTTCTGATTTATTTTTTTCCTGGTCTGATAGCGAGTCCCATAGAACTCTGATGTCATACAAACTATCGGCGGCTTGGTTGTAGCTGATCAGCGTTTCCTCGATCCGTTTGAACTCCAGAAAACTGGAGAAAACGGACGTGAGCGAGATTGTCACCGCTACCCAGGCACCTAATTTAACGGCTGCAAGCAACGTTCCAATTCCACCAAATATATAGATTCCCCACTGTAAAACATATAACTGACTGTTTAACTCTTTTGCTTTACTCCGATAGCGATCGAATTGATCTTCAAGTCGTCTAGCCATGTAGGTTTCTGCATTTAGATCGGCAAGATCATGCCGCAACTTTTTTTCCTGTGGAGACAACTCAAGTTGATCTGCGGGTTGATCCACGGTAAGCAGTGGGTGGGTTGCTGCCTGATCTGATCTGGAAACCAGGGTTCGATTCAGAATTTCAGTTTCGTAAGGGTTGAGACACGTCTGATGAACCGAACTCCCTTTCAACCGTTCACTAATCACTTTAAGTCTGTAGGCGAGTTGGGCATCCCGGTTCTTGCTGTAGGCTCCAACCCTGGTGCGGTAGTAGTAAAGTTCTCGCTTAAGTGCCTCTGCGCTACCCCGCAATAAAATCCAATTATTACCTTTGTCAAATTTGACAGACCCAGCCAGCAGAATGCTTGTAATTATTGGAACGATGATCAGGCAAAAGCCCAGCAAATCGATCGGAGTTGAAGGATCGTTGTATCTATTCTTTTGGAGAATGGCGAGAACGGTTGCTAAAACGCTGAATCCGAGGATGCAGAGTCGCAAGCGATTGAAGCGGCTTTGGGCAGCACTGGCATTTTTACTGTAAGTTTGCTGACGTTCCCATGCTTTTTTGAGCAAGCCAAAATTCGGTTGAATCGGTTCTATTTTATCGGCGGCTTCTGGCGGGAGATCGATCGACGATAGCCCCTGCCTGAGCAAATTGGTCAGTGCGGTTAAGGGATTGGAAATATCGAACACAATGAATTGCCCGGACTGAACTAAGGCTTGAATTTCGTCTCTGGGCAATTGTTCGGGAGAACGGATTGCAGTAGCAATTTCATCGGCTAACCGTCCGCTGCCTGCAATCACAACCACGGGTCTTCCTGCTTTGACGCTTTCCACCACTTCAACCAAAGCGATTTCACCTCCATTGATCAGGAGTGTGAGCGATCGCCGATCGCCCGCCAGAGTGGTTGCAATAGTGGTTAACCAGGGAGATTCATCGCCCCATTTATTTCCGGGTGCAAACACAAAGTGAGTATGGTTTGGCTCTAGCGCTGTGCCCTCTGAAGGCAGAAAGGGAGTATCAATCAGCGCCACTTTGCCAACGGGAGCGACACCCAATCAAAGGAAATTGGGCAGGGATGGCAGCCCGAGCTTGCCCCATCATCTGCATAATTCCGGCATCGGTGCCCCCATCAATGATAGATACGCCTAACTCTTCCGCCAGGGGAGCCAGCCCATCCTTAAATAGCTTTTGTAGATGGATCAGATTCTCTTCAGCCATAGAACCCGCCCCACCCACCAGGACTAAAACAGGGAAGGATGCCTGAAGACCAATTTGTTGGAGCGTTTCAGAGAGGTCTTCAGAGGGATCAATGAGAATGCTACAAGCCCTATTCCCATTCGGAAAGGTAATGTCCGTTGGTTGCTGCATAAGGCGTGTCTCTGATGGGAATCATGGGTGCTATATATCTTCAAAAAATACTCCCTTTTAGGACTTTAGATGAGAAATTTTAGGACTTACGTATAAAGTGTTCAGATCCCCGGTTTCTGATAACAACTCCAATGGATTTAGAACTTACGCAAACCTCGGAGGTTTTAACTAAGGATCAAGCCTTGTGACCCATATCGGCTCTTAAACCTCCGGGGTTTTGGTCGCTGGCTAAATTTAAGTTTGATAGAGATTCGCGCGACCTCTAAGCACTGAGAATTTGCTCTTCCGCACACCCCACCTCCATTCTCTAACGAGCGATTCCCAATTCTCTAAAACGATTGGTTATAGATTAATGAAAAATAAAATCCTTGTTCTTGCAACGTCCGATTTTTGCCTGAAATCTGGACTAAGGGTTCACTCCAATCAAATCGGGCAGTGATGCGATCGCCCAGGCGAAACCGCAACCCGACTCCCATCCCTGCCAGGATACTGGGAGAAGGATTTTCTTGACTGCGGTTATTTGAAACATGACCGAAATCGACAAAGGGAGCCAGTTGTAGGTGAGCATCCAGATTAAATAACCGAAAGGCGGGGACGATCGGAATTCTGACCTCCGCCGACAAAAAGACGCCATTATCCGTTAGCAATTGGTCCTGCCGATAGCCCCGGACGCTATCGATGCCTCCCAGCCCAAACTGCTCCAGGGGAACCAGCGGTCGGTCTGCCAATTGCACATCCCCCCGCAACAGCAGCAAGGTATCGGGACGTTCAACTCCAGCCAGGAGTCGCACATACTGCGCCTGCCCCCTCCAGGCAAAAAAGTTACCATCGGGGGGACCGCTGGGTTGAATGGTGGCGTTCAACGCATTTAGCCCAAAACTGAACTGGGAACGGAGTGCCAGCACTTCCTGACTGTTGCGCGATACGTATTCTTGAAAAAATCGTAATACCGTAATGCGGGTATTGCCCTGGTCATCTGAACCTGGCGAGGGGAAGGGAATTTCGCCACCCAGCAAGGTGGCTCCGCTTTCCCGATGGCTGGCTGTCAATCCCAGGGCAAATTCCCGGGTCGAAGTTTGCAGAATCGGTTGGCGCACCGTCAATTCCACATAATTCGAATCAGAATCAATATCCAGAAAGTCGAAGGGAGGCTCAACCACATGGTTAAACGCAAAACCGCCACTCAGCGAAATTGTGCCATTACGGGGATTGAAAGGAATGGTGTAATTGGTATCGACGGCATTGCTGCCATCGGTATTGGTGTAGGCAAGGCTGAGGCTATCACCCAACCCCAAAAGATCAAAATTGGTCAGTTGCAACTGGCGGCGAAAGGTGCCAACGCTGGGCGTTCGTCCATTATCCAGAGTAATCTGGGCATTCCAGCGGGGAGCCTCGGTAACCTGAACGATCAGCAAACTTTCACCCGGATTGGTTCCGGCAGATAATTCTGCGGAGATGTTTTGGATTAACCGATCGTTCAGCTTGAGCAATTGCAAGGCATCGAGCAGACGTTTTTGATTCAGCGGCTTGGCGGCAGCGATCGCCAACCGCCTGCGGACATAGTTGGGGTTGAGATGCCGTGTCCCGGTAACTTTGATATCTTCCAGTCCCCCTTCGCTGATCTGAATCGTGACCACTCCCCCATCCAATTCCTGCGGCGGAATATAAGCTCCAGAAGTGACGTAGCCGCGATCCAGATAAAGCTGAGTAATCTGGGAGCGAACCTCGAACAGCTCAGCCAGGGAGATGGGGCGATTGGTATAGGGCGCAGTAATTTTGTCAAAATCCGCTTTATTGAAAACGGTGCTACCAACTACGTCAAACTGCTTAACGGTGATGACTTCGGGTACATTTTCGGGCAAAGTTGGATTTGCAGGTGGACCAGGCTGAAGTAATGGTTCAGGGGAGGGAGTTTGGGGTGGGGGGGCAGTAGGCGGCGAAACGGGGGGTGTTTGAGGCGGAACCGGAATCACATCCTGCGGCGGCGGTAGGGATGGGATCGATCGCTGGCTCAGATTTGGGTTGGAAACGGGTACAGAATTAATGGTTTGTGCGTTTAGAGGGGCGGCAGAAAAACTGCCCGCTAGCACAGCCAGGCTTAACCAAAGCCAGGAGAGGGAGGGCTTAATCATTATTAAAAAGTTTGGGAAACACATCAGAAACTGATGGTTAAGCCCATCAGAACTAAGAGACTCATGTTCGATTTATTAAGACTTTCAACGATTTTCAGTAACACAGGGAATATAGCTGATCTTTTACACAAATGACTCACTAATCTTGATAATTGAATTGTGCGATCGCTGAAAACCCTACTCCTATAAAGAAAACTAAAAAAATTAGACTGGATACTTGCTCCCCAGCGATAAAAATCTTAAACAATGTATAAATTCAAAATCTATGGCTTCTTTTGATACCTGACTTTCTAAGAGGATCTAAAAATTATTAGGTAATCTGTAGAAGCTGTTCCTCCACATCTGCCCCTATCCTCTATGAGATAACGGTTCAAGGATTGCCCTTGCTATCAAATTGATTACCGGGTTCGTTTCTTACATTCCATAAGCTTATTGTCATGGGGTTTGATTTTATACATACCTGTAAGAAATTGTTTAAGCAATCCAATAACTGGGCTTAATTTATTTAATTCGAGTTATACAAAATTTATGATACGGTGGGCTAGAAATTGCGCTTCTAAGCTATGAGAAACAATTCCCTAACGCTCCAATTTGCTGGGAGTTTTTTACTTGGCTGTCTGGCAAGTATCAGTCCAGTTCAGGCGCAGATTGTTCCGGACAATACATTGCCTGTAAACTCCAGGGTGACGCCGGGATGTGTGGTTTGTACAATTAATGGCGGCACGGTGCGAGGGGTGAACCTGTTCCACAGTTTCCGGGAGTTTTCCGTTCCTACGGGTGGGCAAGCCTACTTCAACAATGCCGCCCAGATTCAAAATATTCTGGGTCGGATCACAGGCACGTCATTGTCGAATATTGATGGCTTAATTCGGGCAAATGGGTCTGCCAACCTGTATCTGTTGAACCCGAATGGGTTTCTGTTTGGTCCCAATGCCCGCTTGCAGATTGGCGGTTCGTTTGTGGCGACCACAGCAAGCAGTATTCAGTTCCCCGATGGCAGCGAGTTTAGCGCCACCAATCCCCAGGCTCCACCGTTGCTGGCGGTGACTGTAACCCCAGGGGTGCAGTATGGGGCGAGAGCAGCGGGATCGACGATCGCGAATCGGGGTAATCTAGTCAGCGGGCAAGATCTAACTCTAGCAGCGCACAACCTGGACCTACAGGGACAATTGCAGGCAGGTAGAGATTTGACCCTGCTGGCAAGCAATACGGTGACAGCACTAGACAGCAGAACGATTCCGTTTGTCGCAACGGCAGGGCGCAATTTGCTGGTTCAGGGGAATCAGGGAGTTGATATTGCCGCCCTGAGTCATCCCAATAGTGGCTTGGCTTCCGGTGGAGACTTGGTACTGCGTTCAGATAATACTGTTGGGGGCGATGCTCACTTTTGGAGTGGTGGAAGTTTTAGGATCGAACGGCTAGATGGGAGTTTGGGAAATCTGTATAGTCCCCATGATCCAATTATTCAGACTGCTGGAAACGTCACTTTTAATACTTACACTGGAGCGTCGCTACACATTCTGGCTGGGGGAAGTGTAACCGTTACAGGGGATATTAGAATTACAGGCACAGCGCCAGATGGGCAAGCATTGGTGGAAGATGTCACATTGTCGGATGGAACAGTGATTTCTATCGATGGAACTGCAAAACCTACGGTAGATATTCGAGCTGGTATAGATCCTCGTGCAATTGGTAATCAATTCATAATAGGTGTTGGTTTTGACCCCACACCTCCTGGTTTAACCGCTCCTCCAAGCAGTGCGGATATTACGATCGGTAGCATTACAATCATTCCGCCGAACGGATTAGTTTTTTTAAGTAATCAGTATAAGCCCGATCAATTATTACCAGGAAATATTACACTTAATCGCGTTCAAGGCACTGAGGGAGTGGTAACTCGCGGTGGTCCAATCCTCATTGACTCTCGTGGTGATATTGGCATCAATGAAATAGTTAATACTACTCCTTATGCAGGTTTTAATAGCAATGTTGGTAAGATTTCTCTGATCGCTGCTAATTCTCTCAATGTTAATCCAGGTGCTTCATTGCAAAGTGCTAGCTTTGCAAATGGAGATGCAGGCGATATAAATATTTCTGCTGGCAAATCTGTAACGTTCGATCGTAGTTTTGCTTTTTCTACTCTAGAGCCTGATGCTAATGGAGAAGCTGGCGATATAACTGTTACAGCAAACTCAGTATCACTTTTAGGTAATGCTCAAATATTTTCGCGAAGTAGCGGAATCGGTGATGCTGGCGATGTAACGATTATCGCCGATACAGTGGTTAACATATTTGGTCCTGGAGGTGGTAGTGTCGCAGTTTCCCCCAATATTGGAAGTGATGTTGTAGGAAAAGCTCGAGGTAATGGCGGAAGAGTCACAATCAGTGCCCGTTCAGTTCAACTACTCGATGGTGCGCTCATTGCAGCAAGCATCTTCCAGGGTACAGGAAAGGATGGGGGATTCGCGCGGGCTGGCGATGTCAATATTACAGCAACCGAGAAAGTGTTACTCCAAGGTGGCAGTCGCATCTTTAGTGAGGTTAGGAACACTGGTTCGAGAGGAATTGGAGGAAATATTACCCTTGATGCTCCTGTTGTCGAAATCAAAGATGGATCTGGAGTCATCACCAGGGTTGGTGTTCCGCGTGGATTTCAAGACTTTCCTCAAAGCCCTGAAGGACAGGCTGGTAATATCACTATCCGAACTCATGGTGGTCGAGTGGCAATTGAAGGTACGGGTGTTGGCACAGATGTTAGAAGTAGTGAGAGCGGTATTCGTAGCGAGTTGCAACCACGCGTTTTAGGCAATCTGCCAGCCGGTCAAATTTTGATTGACACAGGCACTCTCGATCTCAGCAACGGTGGGATCATCAGTGTGACGACAGCAGCGGCAGGTCAGGGTGGCAGTATCAGCCTCATAGCCAATGCCATTACCCTTGCTTCCGATTCTCAAATTACATCCAGTACCTTTGATCAGGGAAAGGCGGGAGAAATTTCTATTAATACCCCCACTCTTACCTTCCTTGATGCTTCTTCTAAGATCGCGGCATCTACTTCCGGTAGCGGTGGCGGTGGTAGTTTAAAGATTAACCAATCCCAACCAATTACTATCTCCGGACCTGGACAATTAACTGTAGAAACTACCGGACCTGGGAAGGCTGGAGATATTACTATCAATGCTCCTAGCATTGCGCTTGACAATCAGAGTAAAATCAATGCCGAAACAAGCTCAACAGGGGCAGGGGGCAGCATTACTCTGACAGGAAACTCAGTTGCTCTCGCATCCCGTTCTCAAGTCACTGCTAGTACATCCGGCACAGGAGACGGCGGTGATATAACGATCAATGTGGTCGACAAATTTACATTGACTGGCGCTGGAAGCCCATTAACAGATCTGACGACTGATACCGGGATCTATGCCGCAACGACACCTGCTTCTTCAGGTAGAGGTGGCAGTATTACAATCGCGGCTCAGCCTGGAACCAATCCAGCTTTTTTAATTCAGAATGGTGCCAAGATTGCTGCGAATAGCCAGGGTACAGGAGATGGCGGCACTATAAATCTTAAGACAGACGGTAGGATTACCCTGAAAAACTACGCGCTGATCACATCTCAGACTAATAGTGAAACGGCTGATGCGGGTAACATCAATATCGATCCGGACATTCTGTTGTTGAGAAATCACAGTCAGATCTCAACCAGTGCCGCCGCAGGTAAAGGCAGTGGAGGCAACATCAATATTACAGCGGGGTTTGTCGTTGGTGTATTGTTTGAGGATAGCAACATTGTCGCCAATGCTTTCGAGGGTAAAGGCGGAAACATTAACATCAACGCCAATGGGATCTTCGGATTTCTGCAAGCGCCTCCTCGCATCCTGGATACTCCCTTCAGCGACATCGCTGCCAGTTCACAGTTTGGCTTTAGTGGAACAATCATTCTCAACACCCTCAACATTGACCCCAGCCAGGGACTCACCGAAGTCAACCTGAATCCAGAAGACCCCTCCAAACGAGTTGCCCAGGGATGCGCCAGTGGTAAGCGGATTGCCCTGAACCAGGACAGATTCATTATTACCGGACGCAGTGGACTCTCCGCCAGCCCCGACGATGTGTTTAGAGATGCCCGCATCCTCACCGAGTTGGGCATCCCTGCCACTCCAACCGATACCCAAACCAGCAACCCCACCAGTTCCAGTTCCCCTTCCCCCACCGCTCCAACCAACAACCTCGTCGAAGCCCAGGGATGGATCGTTGCCCCCAATGGCAAAGTTCGCCTGGTTGCCCAATCTGCGAATCTGACTCCACCACCTAACCCCCAACCTTCCATCACCTGTCCAGATGGTTCCAGTTTCGTGCAACCCTGAGAGAGGAAGATGGGGCGATGGGGGGATGAAAGATGGTTCAGACCTCCGAGGTTTTCAAAAGCCTCGGAGGTCTTGGGTGGCGTTTTGCTACAGACAGTAGGACTTTTAAGGCATCCTCTTAAACCAATGAAAACCGCTATAAAACGCTTCCTGTTATTGCTAAGTTTGGGAATTGGGACAACCCTGCTGATCCTGTGTTTGAACTTCAATCCCCTTCCCAGTGCTGCACAACTAACGCCCCCGACAGGACAGGCAACCAGCCCTGCCCTGGAATTAGATCAGCAGGGCAAAACCTACTATCAAAAAGGGCAACTGGAGCAGGCGATCGCCGTTTGGAACCAGGCAGCAAAATCGTTCGCTGCCCAAAACGATCGCCCCCATCAAGCCATGATTTTGAGTCACCTGGCACAGGCGTATCAACAGTTGGGACAGTGGGATCAAGCCAACGCGGCGATCGCCCAGAGTTTGGATTTGCTGAAACCCGGAAAGTCGGGAGTGGAGGGCGATCGACTGAGAATTCTGGCGGAGGCACAGACAACCCAGGGTAGCCTGCAACTGGCACAGGGACAGACAGAATCCGCCCTCACAAGTTGGCAACAAGCCGCCCTTACCTTTCAACAAGCGGGAGACCAGGTGGGTGTGATCCGGAGCCAGATTAACCAGGCACAGGCATTGATGGCACTGGGTTTCTATCAACGAGCGGCTAAAACCTTAGAACCAGCCTACAGTATCCGCCAGACCCAATCGATTCCTCTGCAAGTCGCCATCCTGCTCAGCTATGGCGACAGCCTCCGCCTGAATGGCAAGCTAGACCCCGCTCAAGAAGTTCTAGAAGAAGGACTGAAGCTGGCTCGGTCCATTCCCTCTCCCCCGGACATCACCACTGCCCTGATGGGGCTGGGCAACATTGCCCGCACCAACCAGCAGCTTCAAAGTAGCCGCTATACCGATCAATCCAATTCATCTACGGCTCAATCCAATCCGACTCCTCCCCGATCCAAACCGGACACTCTCCACAGTGCATTCTGGTACTATCAACAGGCGGCGGAAACGGCTGATCCGATCGGCAAAATTCAGGCATTGTTGAATCAACAAAGTTTACTGTTTGACCTCCAATCCGATCGCAAATCCATTGATGACCCACAGGTGCGTGCCCTCTCAGCACAAATCCAGGCGCTCCTCGATCGCCTACCGCTCAACCGCACTACCCTCTATGCCCGGATTCAACTGGCGCAGAATTTACTCAAGCTGCAAGACCCAGCAGCAACCCAGGCAGCGGTTCAACTGCTGGAGACGACGGCAAAACAAGCAGAAACCCTGGGCGATCGGGCGGCACAATCCTATGCGTTGGGCTACCTCGGTCAGGCCTATGAGCAACAGCAACAGGGGACAACCGCCCGCCGCTTGACTACCGAAGCGCTGAAGCTAACCACCCAGGCGTTGAACCTGGCTCAGGTGACGAATTCGCCCGATATTGCCTATCGCTGGTTGTGGCAGTTGGGGCGTCTGGAACGGGATAGCCATCCCCAGCAAGCCCTCATCGCCTATGACAGAGCCTACACAACTCTCGAAAATCTGCGGCAGGATTTAGCGGCAGATAACCCGGATTTGCAGTACACCTTTCAAAAACAGCCTGTCGAGCTTGTTTACCGGGAATACATCGAGTTGCTCCTGCGACCTGAAGCAGCACCAGAGACAAATCTCAAAAAGGCGCGCGAAATTATTCAAACATTGCAAGTGCGTGAATTACGGAACTTCTTGCAGGAGCCTTGCGGGGAGGTTAACCCAGAATCGATCGATGCCGTGGTGAATGAACCGGGTTCCCATACCGCTGTGCTGTATCCGATCGTGCTGCCGAACCGGATTGAGGTAATTGGCAAACTGCCAGATCAACCCCTGTTCCACTATCGCACTCAAAAACCGGAAGCAGAGGTGAAGCAGGCGATTAATCAATTTCAGAAAGATTTGCAAGAACCCTACACCTTCGATACGGTAAAAGCAGAAGGGCAGCAAATTTATCAATGGTTGATTGCACCCGCCCAAAAAAGGCTGGCAGATGCTCAGATCAAAACCCTGGTGTTTGCTCTAGATGGTCCCTTCCGCAATATTCCCATGTCTGCCCTGCACGACGGGCAGCACTATTTGATTCAGCAATATGCGGTTTCGGCTGTTCTGGGACTAGAGTTAAAAGACCGTAAGCCACTGGATAAAAAACATCTGACCGTCCTGGCAGCCAGCCTCACTGATCCTCCGCCCAACTTTCAATCTAGCTTTGGTCGGTTGACCGAAGCGAAGCAGGAAATTGCTGAAATTAAAAGTGTGGGCGTTGATATAACCGAGAAAAGTGACCTTGACTTTACTCGCGACTCCTTTAACGAAGCTATTAACAATGCTTCCTTCGAAGTTGTGCATTTAGCCACCCACGGTCAGTTTAGTTCCAATCCCCAGGAAACCTTTATTATGACCGCTGCCAGTTCTGGATCGGCTGAACCTGGATCAGATGGCATCATTCGGTTGAACGAAATTGATAAGATGTTCCGCACCCGCCTCCTCAATCGTCCCGATGTGATCGAATTGTTGATTTTGAGTGCCTGTGAAACCGCTTCTGGGGACGATCGCGCCACCTTAGGAATTGCCGGGACTGCTGTTCGAGCCGGGGCACAAAGTGCGATCGCCTCTCTCTGGAGTTTGAACGATCGCTCCAGTGTGATCTTTGCCGAAGAGTTGTACAAAAAACTAACCCAGCCACAAGCAAGCAAAGCTGAAGCACTCCAGGCAGCGAAGAAAGCGTTGATTGCAACCGATCAGTACAGTCACCCCCGTTACTGGGCAGCCTATGTACTGGTTGGGAACTGGCTTTAATAGAAAGATCAATTGGCTATTGCAGCACGGGTGTTGGGATCGGAGTCAATCGATTGATCTGATCCAGACGATCGGAACCAACCG from Kovacikia minuta CCNUW1 carries:
- a CDS encoding CHAT domain-containing protein, with amino-acid sequence MKTAIKRFLLLLSLGIGTTLLILCLNFNPLPSAAQLTPPTGQATSPALELDQQGKTYYQKGQLEQAIAVWNQAAKSFAAQNDRPHQAMILSHLAQAYQQLGQWDQANAAIAQSLDLLKPGKSGVEGDRLRILAEAQTTQGSLQLAQGQTESALTSWQQAALTFQQAGDQVGVIRSQINQAQALMALGFYQRAAKTLEPAYSIRQTQSIPLQVAILLSYGDSLRLNGKLDPAQEVLEEGLKLARSIPSPPDITTALMGLGNIARTNQQLQSSRYTDQSNSSTAQSNPTPPRSKPDTLHSAFWYYQQAAETADPIGKIQALLNQQSLLFDLQSDRKSIDDPQVRALSAQIQALLDRLPLNRTTLYARIQLAQNLLKLQDPAATQAAVQLLETTAKQAETLGDRAAQSYALGYLGQAYEQQQQGTTARRLTTEALKLTTQALNLAQVTNSPDIAYRWLWQLGRLERDSHPQQALIAYDRAYTTLENLRQDLAADNPDLQYTFQKQPVELVYREYIELLLRPEAAPETNLKKAREIIQTLQVRELRNFLQEPCGEVNPESIDAVVNEPGSHTAVLYPIVLPNRIEVIGKLPDQPLFHYRTQKPEAEVKQAINQFQKDLQEPYTFDTVKAEGQQIYQWLIAPAQKRLADAQIKTLVFALDGPFRNIPMSALHDGQHYLIQQYAVSAVLGLELKDRKPLDKKHLTVLAASLTDPPPNFQSSFGRLTEAKQEIAEIKSVGVDITEKSDLDFTRDSFNEAINNASFEVVHLATHGQFSSNPQETFIMTAASSGSAEPGSDGIIRLNEIDKMFRTRLLNRPDVIELLILSACETASGDDRATLGIAGTAVRAGAQSAIASLWSLNDRSSVIFAEELYKKLTQPQASKAEALQAAKKALIATDQYSHPRYWAAYVLVGNWL